Proteins from a genomic interval of Ciona intestinalis chromosome 9, KH, whole genome shotgun sequence:
- the LOC100182742 gene encoding nucleolar RNA helicase 2: protein MVELYDSPVSTEIPDSPTIIKKKVKKDKKLKKEKKAKKEKSEIPQIATSGEAEPPKKKRKTSKKGKSEPDVKAEDGTNVDIDDQSPEALGDFNNFRITEQTKVLLKKKGVAYLFPIQIQSFNHVYDGKDVVAQARTGTGKTLSFAIPLVEKLIMNRCKDYGRPPKVLVMAPTRELAIQVRKDFQDISQGLSSVCIYGGTPYFQQERSMRGGVDIVVGTPGRIMDHVQKGNLQLGSVEHVVLDEVDQMLDMGFAPKVEEILGYAYTEEREGPPQTLLFSATCPPWVRNTSRKYMRPSETVHVDTIGKSLVRTATTVEHLAIRCQYSDRAECIGNVVQMYSGQHGRAMIFTDTKKDANELVVCEALQQQKAQVLHGDIEQRQREITLKAYRDGTVRCLVATNVAARGLDIPEIDLVIQTSPPSDIDSYIHRSGRTGRAGRTGVCVCFYKPREDMMIKKVERVAGIKFKMVGPPQPKDIVKASVNDAIASLDLVDKKITAEFMKHAEQVASNHAGGAMEALASALAYMAGASDLKSRSLLNAQADFTTWHLQTQYEIRFAGFVFSTMEQILGKHIRDKIVGMRLTADKLGAVFDLPNECTEEIDQSWEDSPTLTLKPCDDLPELTERLDSNRSNNRSFGGGRRGGFGRGGGDGGSRSFGRSAGRNGGFKRRYGQR from the exons ATGGTTGAATTATATGATTCACCAGTTTCAACTGAAATCCCAGATTCTCCAACTATTATTAAgaagaaagttaaaaaagataaaaaactaaaaaaggaGAAAAAAGCA aaaaaGGAGAAATCTGAAATCCCCCAAATCGCAACCAGCGGAGAAGCTGAACCACCAAAGAAAAAACGAAAGACTtcgaaaaaaggaaaaagt GAGCCAGATGTTAAAGCAGAGGATGGAACCAACGTAGATATTGACGACCAATCACCTGAAGCACTCGGTGATTTTAATAACTTTCGAATAACTGAACAAACCAAGGTTTTATTGAAGAAGAAAGGAGTGGCGTATCTATTCCCCATCCAAATCCAATCCTTCAATCATGTTTATGACGGGAAAGATGTCGTGGCACAAGCAC GTACTGGAACTGGGAAAACA CTTTCATTCGCGATTCCCCTTGTTGAAAAATTGATCATGAATAGATGTAAAGATTATGGAAGACCTCCAAAG GTTTTGGTGATGGCACCAACAAGAGAGCTAGCAATTCAAGTTCGCAAAGATTTCCAAGATATTTCACAAGGATTGTCATCAGTTTGTATTTATGGGGGAACTCCATATTTTCAACAAG AGAGATCAATGCGTGGGGGGGTGGATATTGTGGTTGGAACTCCTGGGAGGATAATGGACCATGTTCA gAAAGGAAATTTACAATTAGGATCAGTTGAACACGTTGTATTAGATGAAGTTGACCAAATGTTGGACATGGGGTTTGCTCCCAAGGTTGAAGAAATATTAGGTTACGCGTATACAGAAG AGAGAGAAGGCCCGCCTCAAACCTTATTATTCTCGGCCACTTGCCCCCCATGGGTCCGTAACACATCGCGTAAATACATGAGACCAAGTGAAACAGTTCATGTTGATACTATCGGGAAGTCTCTCGTTCGAACAGCGACGACGGTTGAACATCTTGCCATTAGGTGTCAGTACAGCGACAGAGCAGAATGCATCG GTAATGTTGTACAAATGTACAGCGGGCAGCATGGTCGTGCCATGATATTCACTGACACCAAGAAAGACGCGAACGAACTGGTTGTATGCGAGGCACTACAACAGCAGAAAGCACAAGTATTACATGGGGATATTGAACAGAGACAACGAGAGATAACACTAAAG GCATACAGGGATGGCACGGTTCGGTGTTTAGTTGCCACCAATGTTGCGGCACGTGGCCTTGACATCCCAGAGATTGACCTCGTTATACAAACAAGCCCTCCTTCT GACATCGACTCATACATCCATAGATCAGGTCGTACAGGTCGCGCTGGAAGGACAGGGGTTTGTGTTTGTTTCTATAAACCTCGTGAAGATATGATGATAAAGAAAGTTGAAAGAGTTGCCGGGATCAAATTCAAGATGGTTGGCCCACCACAACCAAAA GATATTGTGAAAGCCTCAGTTAACGATGCCATTGCTTCGCTTGATCTCGTGGATAAGAAGATCACAGCTGAGTTCATGAAACATGCAGAACAAGTTGCCTCTAATCATGCAGGAG GAGCAATGGAAGCATTAGCGAGTGCCCTTGCTTATATGGCAGGTGCATCGGATCTAAAGTCAAGATCGCTATTGAATGCACAAGCT GACTTCACAACCTGGCATCTACAAACACAATACGAAATACGATTCGCTGGCTTCGTGTTTTCAACTATGGAGCAAATCTTGGGTAAACATATTCGGGACAAGATTGTTGGAATGAGGCTTACTGCGGATAAActg GGAGCAGTGTTTGACCTCCCCAATGAATGTACGGAGGAAATTGATCAAAGTTGGGAGGATTCCCCAACCCTCACCCTTAAGCCATGTGATGATCTCCCCGAGTTAACAGAGAGGTTGGATTCGAATCGGTCAAATAACCGGAGTTTTGGGGGAGGAAGGCGCGGGGGTTTTGGCAGAGGAGGTGGTGATGGGGGGTCCAGAAGTTTTGGAAGATCAGCGGGGAGAAATGGGGGTTTTAAAAGAAGATACGGCCAAAGATGA
- the LOC100178031 gene encoding tenascin-R-like gives MWPVSSRTTCSKGFCIYIFLLLFILFPSTTIGLRREIRNVTQVGNIGEEEVVFNHIYTINVPDQQQCDCPSLLEGITHTNDPTNPAVNDRFRLFPPPGYVTPSADDVDSKGHPLYAAGFTFRHNINIAESSCPCQTSDLESLQEENLNLRQLMQEMESKLVRRIQAIETKVKKVKLHKCRRRCVDSPAIDIIDRVSDTERATTMRPLSFDSCPRRCSGNGKCISGLCQCDRGYQGDDCSESICVNACSGHGACNKHGRCQCWGQWSGEDCSLRSCPNDCSGNGICDNGLCVCDVSYSGADCSRRSCLNDCNGHGRCNEDTGQCRCHGSWEGPECSAQRCLRDCSGNGDCLNGRCQCDEPWTGKACRILKCPNQCSSNGKCRNGTCVCRNEWTGDDCSSPKCPDDCSGLGECRSGVCECTAGWGGLNCSQPMCVNDCSNNGQCIDGRCRCWGGWEGNSCSHVIKPSGLEISNIQPTTIDVSWSKTSPAITGSQVNCIPMEGTANAVYQSVGPNVTKLTIRDLDSGTQYSVYVYAMIDESLSAPITASVKTGVDTPSQLSYIRIGATFAEITWKPPKAKIDKYKMVCSCKQGGAEFVVQSNKTSVLIKDLSPGETYSVALYAVQGENVSTPININFTTSLDAPKSVEFIDVTSTSATAWWVPSVAKITGYKFALVQFDGQNIVEDQVTSTSRMFTFTNLKPRTRYNFTIHSIRGEEHSVPLHANLITGLEPPVNFSLTKVLPNMVSFKWDSPNARIKRFRISIFQELSYNEDATPISSIDLPHHTYKGTFNDLIPGTKYVVEVVSVEHGVESGPLVKHIMTGIDAPTNLRIASTTPTSVSVTWSKPHADVEGYSVECLDVRRGARQEIKLSGDEWSATFTSLRPATEYNITIQAELDDISSTKVWRLTYTTLPQPQNIRVSSPTFDDLVVIWDPVIVFQQRRIMGVYDVRIQPVASRYSAQNGRVLEFTIPGDNTALNVPGMTAGLTYNVSIVAKTTNNILPPSPPVLVSYLAPVDPPQGVTLTHVGHNNVTLHWFPPSAAITGYLVEYQDLYSTSDVHSLTIPANQTYVSITNLIDDTSYVINVTSVMYDRESVSSTIMFTTEMMIIEPPEYLHTTEIKHKSIGLEWMESLSENIDGYFVAYMPLHMHGQHENTTLVGDKTSTVLQGLTPGTEYLINVFTVYNERVSIPVQLSVTTAIDPPTRLMFVTVSDSSFTIHWQQPIAMVANYIVTYYRSSSTGERQDIIIPGGETVCSIHNLVPATEYTVEIYAMGNSTQSDPTMAMVVTLPASVSQLRSPKQGINHVIMTWEKPMIGGEITGYKVDYHARDNVLNIRSIHLESNHTRTAIRGLNPATVYLITVYSKRHLDLSEGTTVTQGTLIPPVHGVAVLPIDEKTIHVQWKSPPNVKVEGYTVSYKPLDEFSQTMDQVVKGDETSAVITGLLADTQYAVTVHANVGDLVAKKRQIKATTASSLESPETLRITNIRDTSAHVRWDPVIDKTVTGYLLRYKPVGGSTEDEVKVGLKGRKKVGHMLMKLRPGVLYYVSVATERHERVSFPPVTERFVTSQMLTAPVDVVVRNITESSVSLEWPSQYVDGIEEYHMTYSVLGGGETNEIITASPETMIATIEGLLPGRSYTINIRSFRWGVDSADATSITITTLHPLLPPRDLILDGRNQTEARIRWTPTTPDADAHHITLSSLRGGGSPFSVRLSPTSGMANFKDLKPGTRYRVTLVTMRGNQSSDSRVLKFRTDERLDSPSNITVSLMGENGANITWKISQQKYDRIYFSYSSDDETESNSTFLNRKMTHIILTHLTPDTLYHATIACKYKRKTSPLKMFSFTTDYIIPSPTRIQFTAVNKTRLTVRWRKASNRAQYYRIAYKDEHRMQRTVTISGRSTRLPLEYLQAGTSYNVSVTALGRNKESLPLVGKVTTLLNPPSKLNATSTTSASVQLTWEPPLSPVDGFVIKYHELVSRKISRRPSVIVKSNLKVIHVKNNTTVNVTGLVAGTKYVFQVVARKDGREAYSMRVVQQTDIAPPRNLRTSVTSRRSANLTWDFANMTQVTGYLVNVTAVNSTFNRAYNVKPQTSYVFLQNLLPGVEYNVDVTTLCKLDKSRPVQVHFKTAKVPYPKPKDCVQVLRNGETLNKVYEIYPYNGITLKVFCDLHTDGGGWLTFQRRQDGSLSFHRSWDEYMSGFGNLTKEFWIGLQTLHELTMTNDQTLRIDMRYKDEVSYAVYRNFSLSDAATGFMLHASGYTGTAGDSLSYHDGMKFTTYDRDNDDATNRNCAKEYKGAWWFKNCHRSSLNGLYGNSRHSQGVNWYSWGGFTRSIEFVEMKLRPQSFIQPTVKPAIMRRFEAIVS, from the exons ATGTGGCCTGTTTCGAGTCGTACGACTTGTTCTAAAGGAttctgtatttatattttcttactgCTGTTCATTTTATTCCCGTCCACGACGATTGGGTTACGCAGGGAAATACGCAACGTAACCCAAGTAGGAAATATCGGTGAAGAAGAAGTTGTTTTTAACCACATATACAC TATTAACGTTCCTGACCAGCAGCAATGTGATTGCCCGTCGTTGTTGGAGGGTATAACCCATACCAACGATCCTACTAACCCTGCAGTAAACG ATCGTTTTCGGTTGTTTCCTCCGCCTGGTTATGTCACCCCATCCGCTGATGACGTAGATAGCAAAGGTCATCCATTATACGCCGCAGGGTTTACGTTTCGACACAACATCAATATTGCAGAAAGCAG CTGCCCGTGCCAAACAAGTGATCTTGAGTCACTACAAGAAGAAAACTTAAACCTGCGACAACTAATGCAAGAAATGGAGTCCAAACTTGTAAGAAGGATCCAAGCGATTGAGACAAAAGTTAAG AAAGTAAAACTCCACAAGTGCCGACGTAGGTGCGTCGACTCTCCTGCTATTGATATTATTGATCGTGTGAGTGATACCGAAAGAGCGACGACCATGAGGCCGCTAAGTTTTGATAGCTGCCCACGAAGATGTTCAG GTAATGGCAAATGTATTTCTGGTTTATGTCAATGCGACAGAGGTTACCAAGGAGACGATTGCTCCGAATCTATTTGCGTCAACGCTTGTTCAGGACACGGTGCATGCAACAAGCACGGAAGGTGCCAGTGCTGG GGTCAATGGAGTGGGGAAGATTGTTCACTAAGAAGTTGTCCAAATGACTGCAGTGGGAATGGTATCTGCGATAACGGGCTTTGCGTTTGCGACGTTTCTTATTCAG GTGCTGATTGTAGCAGAAGAAGTTGCCTCAATGATTGCAATGGACATGGTAGATGCAATGAGGACACTGGCCAATGTAGATGTCATGGGAGTTGGGAGGGACCCGAGTGTTCAGCACAAAGATGTTTGAGGGATTGCTCTGGGAATGGGGATTGTCTGAATGGAAGGTGTCAGTGTGATGAGCCATGGACAG GCAAAGCATGTCGTATCTTAAAATGCCCCAACCAATGTTCATCGAACGGTAAATGTCGCAACGGAACTTGCGTTTGTCGCAACGAGTGGACGGGTGATGACTGTAGCTCCCCTAAGTGTCCAGATGATTGTTCTG GCTTAGGTGAATGCAGGAGTGGTGTTTGTGAATGTACAGCTGGGTGGGGTGGGTTAAACTGCTCACAACCAATGTGTGTGAACGATTGCTCCAACAATGGACA ATGTATAGATGGTAGATGCAGATGCTGGGGTGGTTGGGAGGGCAATAGTTGTTCTCATGTCATCAAACCATCAGGACTTGAGATATCAAACATCCAACCAACCACTATTGATGTTAGTTGGAGTAAAACATCACCAGCTATAACTGGAAGCCAG GTTAACTGCATTCCTATGGAGGGAACAGCAAATGCAGTTTACCAATCTGTGGGTCCCAATGTGACTAAACTAACAATAAGAGACCTTGACAGTGGGACCCAATATTCTGTATATGTTTATGCAATGATAGATGAATCATTAAGTGCTCCAATTACTGCTTCTGTGAAAACAG GAGTTGACACACCATCTCAATTAAGCTACATAAGAATCGGTGCAACATTCGCTGAGATAACATGGAAGCCACCAAAGGCAAAGATTGATAAATATAAGATGGTGTGCAGTTGTAAGCAGGGGGGTGCTGAATTTGTTG TTCAATCAAACAAGACGTCGGTTCTTATAAAGGATCTGTCACCAGGGGAAACCTATTCAGTTGCATTATACGCTGTGCAGGGGGAAAACGTTAGCACGCCTATTAATATCAACTTCACTACAT CACTAGACGCTCCAAAATCTGTTGAATTTATTGATGTAACTTCCACATCTGCTACTGCATGGTGGGTGCCAAGTGTTGCTAAAATAACTGGATATAAATTTGCACTTGTTCAATTTGATGGACAAAACATAGTGGAAGACCAG GTTACTTCAACCAGTCGTATGTTTACCTTCACAAACTTAAAGCCACGAACAAGATACAACTTTACCATACACTCGATACGTGGTGAAGAACATAGTGTTCCATTACATGCTAACTTAATCACAG gTCTTGAACCACCAGTGAATTTCTCCTTAACCAAAGTACTTCCTAATATGGTGAGCTTCAAGTGGGATTCCCCTAATGCAAGGATAAAGAGATTTAGGATTTCTATTTTTCAAGAACTTAGTTACAATGAAG ATGCCACCCCCATATCAAGTATAgacttaccccaccatacatACAAAGGCACATTCAATGACCTGATACCTGGTACCAAGTATGTGGTTGAGGTTGTGTCTGTTGAACATGGGGTGGAAAGTGGTCCTCTTGTCAAGCATATCATGACAG GTATTGATGCACCCACCAACTTACGGATAGCATCCACAACACCAACCAGTGTGAGTGTAACATGGAGTAAACCACACGCTGATGTTGAAGGTTACAGTGTGGAGTGCTTGGATGTTAGAAGGGGTGCGAGGCAAGAGATCAAATTATCTGGAG ATGAATGGTCAGCTACCTTTACCTCACTGAGGCCAGCCActgaatataatataacaatacaaGCAGAGTTAGATGATATTAGTAGCACTAAGGTATGGAGGCTTACCTACACAACATTGCCACAACCACAAAACATACGGGTGTCTTCCCCTACCTTTGATGATTTGGTTGTTATATGGGATCCTGTGATTGTGTTTCAACAAAGAAGGATAATGGGTGTTTATGATGTCAGAATACAACCTGTTGCATCACGATATTCAGCACAGAATGGAAGGGTGCTGGAGTTTACT ATACCCGGTGACAACACAGCCCTCAATGTACCCGGCATGACAGCAGGCCTCacatataatgtttctattgtTGCCAAAACAACCAACAATATCCTCCCCCCGAGCCCCCCTGTTCTCGTGTCGTACCTCGCTCCTGTAGACCCCCCACAAGGGGTCACCCTCACCCATGTCGGACATAACAACGTAACCCTCCATTGGTTTCCACCCTCAGCAGCAATTACAGGATATTTG GTTGAATACCAAGACTTATACAGCACATCTGATGTCCATTCACTTACCATACCTGCCAATCAAACCTATGTTTCCATCACCAACCTCATAGATGATACATCATATGTGATTAACGTCACATCCGTGATGTATGATCGTGAAAGCGTTTCATCTACTATCATGTTCACGACGGAAATGATGA TAATCGAACCACCTGAATACCTTCATACAACTGAGATCAAACACAAGAGTATTGGGTTAGAATGGATGGAGTCGTTATCCGAGAATATAGATGGTTACTTTGTCGCATACATGCCACTACATATGCATGGGCAGCATGAGAATACAACACTGGTTGGGG ACAAGACAAGCACTGTACTGCAGGGACTTACACCTGGAACTGAATATTTAATCAATGTATTCACAGTATATAATGAAAGAGTTAGTATTCCTGTTCAACTGTCCGTCACAACCG CCATTGACCCACCCACAAGGTTAATGTTCGTCACTGTATCGGATTCTTCATTCACAATCCACTGGCAGCAACCAATAGCCATGGTTGCCAATTATATTGTGACTTACTACAGATCAAGCTCTACAGGAGAGAG GCAAGACATCATTATACCTGGAGGTGAGACAGTATGTTCAATACATAACCTTGTACCAGCTACTGAATATACTGTGGAGATATACGCGATGGGTAATTCTACACAGAGTGATCCTACCATGGCTATGGTTGTAACAC TTCCAGCTTCAGTGTCACAACTCCGTTCACCAAAGCAAGGAATAAACCATGTAATCATGACATGGGAGAAGCCCATGATAGGAGGGGAGATCACGGGATATAAGGTGGATTATCACGCTCGTGataatgtattaaatattcGAAGTATTCATCTGGAAAGTAATCAT ACCCGCACAGCAATACGAGGGTTGAACCCTGCCACAGTTTACCTGATCACTGTTTATTCGAAGAGACATCTAGACCTTAGTGAAGGAACTACCGTAACCCAAGGAACAT TAATACCCCCTGTGCATGGAGTGGCGGTTCTACCGATAGATGAAAAGACGATTCATGTTCAATGGAAATCACCACCTAATGTTAAAGTGGAAGGTTACACTGTTTCATATAA GCCTTTAGATGAGTTCAGTCAAACAATGGACCAAGTGGTTAAAGGAGATGAAACTTCTGCTGTTATAACTGGGTTGCTTGCGGATACACAGTATGCTGTGACTGTACATGCTAACGTGGGTGATCTGGTAGCTAAGAAAAGGCAAATAAAAGCAACCACAG CCTCCTCTCTTGAATCCCCTGAAACATTGCGCATCACTAACATTCGTGATACATCGGCTCACGTGAGATGGGATCCTGTGATTGATAAAACTGTCACAGGATATTTACTCAGATACAA ACCAGTGGGTGGCAGCACAGAGGATGAAGTTAAAGTTGGTTTAAAGGGAAGGAAAAAAGTTGGACATATGTTGATGAAGTTACGACCTGGTGTTTTGTACTATGTATCTGTGGCCACTGAGCGGCATGAGAGAGTCAGTTTTCCTCCCGTCACAGAAcgctttgtgacatcacagatgtTGACGGCACCAGTTGATGTTGTG GTTCGTAATATCACGGAGTCTTCTGTTAGTTTAGAATGGCCAAGTCAATATGTTGATGGTATTGAAGAATACCATATGACATATTCAGTACTTGGGGGTGGAGAAACTAATGAGATAATAACAGCATCACCTGAAACTATGATTGCCACCATTGAAG GTTTGCTCCCTGGACGCAGCTACACCATCAATATCCGCTCCTTTAGATGGGGGGTAGATAGTGCTGATGCAACCTCGATTACCATAACCACCCTCCATCCACTCCTGCCTCCTAGGGATCTCATCCTGGATGGAAGGAACCAAACAGAGGCAAGGATAAGATGGACACCGACCACACCTGATGCAGATGCTCATCATATAACTTTATCAAGTTTGAGGGGTGGGGGTTCGCCATTCAGTGTGAG GCTCTCCCCAACCTCTGGTATGGCAAACTTCAAAGACCTCAAACCAGGTACAAGATACCGGGTTACCTTAGTTACAATGCGTGGAAATCAAAGCAGTGATTCAAGGGTGCTGAAGTTTAGAACAG ATGAGAGATTAGATTCACCATCCAACATCACTGTATCTCTCATGGGTGAAAATGGAGCAAACATTACATGGAAAATATCGCAACAAAAATATGATCGTATTTATTTCTCCTATTCAAGTGATGATGAGACAG AATCGAATTCCACATTCCTTAATAGAAAGATGACCCACATAATAttaacccatcttaccccagatACTTTGTACCACGCTACTATTGCTTGTAAATATAAACGAAAGACAAGTCCGCTGAAAATGTTTAGTTTCACCACTG ATTACATCATACCCTCCCCCACTAGAATACAATTCACTGCAGTAAACAAGACGCGTTTAACTGTACGTTGGCGTAAAGCTTCTAACCGTGCACAGTATTATCGTATCGCTTATAAAGATGAACACAGAATGCAAC GCACCGTCACAATATCTGGTCGATCAACCAGGTTACCCCTTGAATACTTGCAAGCTGGCACCTCATATAATGTTAGTGTTACTGCACTTGGAAGAAATAAGGAGAGTTTACCTTTGGTGGGGAAAGTTACAACAT TATTGAACCCACCCAGCAAGTTAAATGCGACCTCCACTACAAGCGCAAGTGTTCAGTTAACATGGGAACCTCCATTAAGTCCTGTAGATGGTTTCGTGATCAAGTATCATGAGCTTGTATCACGAAAAATATCACGAAGGCCAAGCGTGATTGTGAAAAGTAACTTGAAAGTTATTCATGTGAAAAACAACACAACAGTGAATGTAACAG GTTTGGTTGCTGGGACAAAGTATGTGTTCCAAGTTGTAGCAAGGAAAGATGGGAGGGAAGCTTACTCCATGCGTGTGGTGCAACAAACTG ACATTGCACCTCCACGCAACTTACGAACATCCGTAACAAGCAGAAGGTCGGCAAACCTCACATGGGACTTCGCTAACATGACACAAGTTACCGGGTACCTGGTTAATGTGACTGCTGTTAATA GTACTTTCAATCGTGCATATAATGTCAAACCACAAACATCTTATGTTTTCCTTCAAAACTTGTTACCTGGTGTTGAATACAACGTGGACGTTACAACATTGTGTAAACTTGATAAAAGTCGTCCAGTGCaagtacattttaaaacag CAAAAGTACCTTACCCCAAGCCGAAGGATTGTGTTCAAGTTTTAAGGAATGGAGAAACATTGAAcaaagtttatgaaatatatcCTTATAATGGAATAACACTCAAG GTATTCTGTGACCTCCACACTGATGGGGGAGGTTGGCTCACCTTCCAACGTAGACAAGATGGCTCACTAAGCTTCCATCGGTCGTGGGACGAATATATGAGTGGGTTCGGTAACCTTACCAAGGAGTTTTGGATCG GTTTACAAACCCTTCATGAGTTAACAATGACCAACGATCAAACATTGAGGATAGACATGCGATATAAAGATGAAGTTTCATACGCTGTGTATCGTAACTTCTCATTGTCTGATGCTGCTACTGGTTTCATGCTGCATGCAAGTGGTTATACAGGCACTGCAG GAGATTCGTTATCATATCATGACGGAATGAAATTCACGACATATGATCGTGATAATGATGATGCTACTAATAGGAATTGTGCAAAAGAATATAAAGGGGCTTGGTGGTTTAAGAATTGCCACAGATCAAGTTTGAATGGATTGTATGGGAACTCAAGGCATAGTCAG GGAGTTAACTGGTATAGTTGGGGAGGTTTCACGCGGTCCATCGAATTTGTGGAGATGAAGCTTCGACCACAGTCGTTCATTCAACCAACTGTTAAACCAGCGATCATGAGAAGGTTCGAAGCAATCGTGAGTTGA